The DNA sequence gggccggcccggggctggggggaaggggggcCGGGCAGCCGCGGGGCGGGGGCTGCGGGCCAGGGCCGGCCTCCTGCGGGCCCAggtcccacacacacacactgcggGCCTGGGGTTGAGAGGGGGCAGCACAGAGCCCGGTGGGCACCTTCTCCTGGCAGGGAATGGTGGACACAGCAAAGAAGAACTTCGGCGGTGGGAACACAGCTTGGGAGGAAAAGACGCTGTCGAAGTATGAATTCAGGTGAGTGCCCTAGAGCACCTGCAGGTCTCTCAGGTGGGCCGTGTCCTGAGAAGCCCAGTGTCCTGCTTTGGGTACCTGTGTTAATAACAGGTACACAGAACGGTCCCTTGACACCAGTCACCTGTCCAATTCGCCTCTGCCTCTGGCCTGGGACTCATGTGCTGGCCCCTGTATGGCCTTCCAGCTGCCACATGGTCCCTGCAACCCATTCTCACTCCACGGACagcagccttttaaaaatgtagactgAAACACCAGTCTCACTTGTGAACCACTCCGGGCCTCCCTGCAGGCGGGGTaagctcccttcccctctctgcccAGAGCTCTGGCCCCTGCACCCTGGGGGATGTGCTGGTTTAGGGTCTTCTCCACTCCAGGGCCACTGTATTTCTAGCCTGGCACCAGGTAGGGCCTCAGGACACCCTGCAGAATGAACAAACCGACTCCCTGTGagccctgggcccccagccccggTGCTGACTGTGGCTGTGTTTCAGCGAGATCCGCCTCATGGAGATCGTCGAGAGTCTGTGCGACAGCAGCGACTTCGAGTGCAACCGGCTgctggaggagcaggaggagcaccTGGAGGCCTGGTGGCTGCAGCTGTGAGTGCCCAGTGCCCACCTCCTGGGCACCGCTTGGTTTTCTAACCTGCAGTCTGAAGTCATTTCACACTGAGAACGGTTCTGGGAACAGTGCGGCGTTCCCGCCTACCTGTCTCCCTCCTACCCACGTGCTGTCACCTGCATTGCCGCTGGGCACCTCGACTCTGGTTCCCAGATCCCGTAATGCTCTGTAGCAAATGTCATATGAAactgcatttttgttttaatgaatctGTCACGTAAGatttaatgaatgtttttaaaaaactgtaggAAGAACGAGAATCCTGACTTATTTGAGTGGTTCTGTGTGAAAACGCTGAAGGTGTGCTGTTCGCCAGGAACCTACGGACCAGACTGTCTTGGTACGTCTCCTCCTGGGGAGAGCCCAAGTCTCCTCCTTTGTTCCCGTTAGTGCCCCCCTGACCCCCAGGTGGATAAGAGCACAGAGGGCAGCTGGGTGCACAGCTCTCTGTGGGGTCTGGGACCCTGCCTCTTCCATAAGACAGGACAGCCGCCCACCCCCCAAGGCAGCATGGAGCGCCTCGTACCCCAGGGCTCTGGTATCACCACTAACGTCATGCAGGGAAATTCTCTGGGCTGTGGGACTCTTGAGTATCTAATACCAGGTGTCCTTTTAATTCAGGGGTTCACAGATGCTCACAGGTGAGTAGACTCACCTGGGGGTCGGTCCCAACTGGCCTGCCTGGGTGCTTCTTTCTTCATGCAAGGGGGTGGCCACACTGTGTCTTTCATGGCCACCAGCGTAGCCCTGCCCACAGAGCAACACAGACCTTCTGTCGAGGGCCTAGGGCAGTGGGCATCCTTCAGGCTGCTCCTGCGGCCTCTGCCTTCGTGGGTGAAGGAGTGTGCACTGACAGGGAGCCGGGCTTTACCCTTCGGGTGGTACGAACGTCAGTCCTGTCCGTCGAGCGGGGTCAGGTGGCATAAGTCTCAAGGTCAGACGTCCCCCTGGCTGCAgctgcccctgctgcctcccccGCTTTCCCCGGCGAGGACACCGCACCTGGGTGCTTGCTGTCCCGTGCATCCCACACGCCTGACGCACAGGTCCTCATCCCTGTGTATCAAGGGAAGCTGCGCAAAGCCACACAGCACAGTCACGCGTCACTTGATGGTGAGGGCCACTCCTTGGATGATTTCGCCATAATGGGGTGTCATAGTGTCCTCACACTCTGTGTTCCCACCTGCCCGTCTCCCGTCTGCCCACACGTCGCCATCGCTATTACCAGAGCCACCTGGAGTCTGGTCCCCCTGATCAGGCCACTGGCTCTTCTCGCAAGTCCCTCTGGGGAAGTCGGGGCAGCCAAGACACCGAGGCTGGGGTACAGCCCGTGCTCCCAGGCTGCGAGTACCGCAGAAATTGCAACACGGTGAAAATTCCTGCGTGTAGACATGTCTGAGCACAGAAGAGAGCTCaaaattttcagctccattatcaTCTCAGGGAGCACCGTGGTATCCTCGGACCCTGGTTGACCTGAATGTCACTATGTGGCGCATGACTGTCAAGTCCACCAACCTGTGGCTTGCCCCCAGGCCAGAGAGCCACCATCAGCCACGCAGACCCCAGAAGCCAGTTTCTCCAACGCCACCTGGCCAGGCTTGCAGGCTCTGCGTTTCCCCACTAGGATCGCGCAGGGCTGGGTTGCAGTGTGGTCTGCCTGTGCGCGTTGAGGCTGCAGTGGCATTCTCGCCGCCAGCGCCTCCAGGTGTTCTCAGAGCATGGCTTTGTGTCCCCAAAGCGTGCCAGGGCGGGTCTGAGAGGCCCTGCAGCGGGAACGGCCACTGCAGCGGAGACGGCAGCAGAGAGGGGGACGGGTCCTGCCGGTGCCACGTGGGCTACCAGGGGGCAGTGTGCACCGACTGCATGGACGGCTACTTCAGCTCGCTCAGGAACCAGACCCACAGCGTCTGCACAGGTAGGGAGGCGGCGGGAGCAGCCCTTGCCCAGAGCAGCCTGCTCAGATGTCAGCTCTGAACCTAGGTGTCCAGGGACGTTCAGGAGGCTCAGAAGACGTGGCCCTTATGAAACATGTGAAGGGAAATGACAGAGGCTGTTAGAGGAGCTTCGTGTCCCTAAACAACCCCCAGAAGGGAAAAGCTACTCACTTTTCCCTTTAAGTTCTTCTCTGGGACTTAACGTTTCACCAGTGTTAAATTAGCAGGTTGTTACCTTTATCTCTGTGCTTGGTTCTCCTAATTCTTAGACCTGGCACCTAGTTGGAGTCCACACTCTGCTCATTCAGTTCCCTGGAATGTTCTGGCAAAAGGCTTGCTCTCCCCTGCAGCTATCCCACAGGGTGGATAGGCCTGGAGGGCCCCACTGGGTGTCCCTGGCTGGCTCTAGGTCCTTGGGTCCTGTCAGGTATAGGGTGCAGAGGCCAGAATGTGCCCGCTGTTGCTTAGATAGCCACCCAGAGTAGCAGAGAACATTGCTGAGGCCCCCGTGCCACCGCAGGGGACAGGGCGGAGAGATGGTCTAATGTGAGAATTAGAAGGACTCTCGGAGGCCTCCTGTGTGacctcctggcccctccccccGGCTCCCTTTCTAGGGGGCGCCATCTTGCTTACCCTGGTATTGTCACATGGCCTGGTGTTGGGTGAGGTGGCCAGACAGTCCTGGCCATGACGCTGGGTGCTTCCCTTCCGGGTGCCCAGAGGTAGAACCTCCTGAGTTGAGTCTGACCACACTGCACAGGTGAGCACGGGCCACGCCCACCTCCTCATGAGACTGGGGCGCACCCTCCGCAGGTGCGGAGCTCGCACACTTGCAGGCTTAAAATCTGCACAGGAAGCTGTGCGGTGGCACCTTGCTAAGGTACAGTGacgggggagcggggaggggatCTGCGTGTTGACGTCTCAGGAGCGAGTCAGCGGTTGGTCTGTGGCCCTCCCGTGTGTTCCACTGGGGAAGTGTGTTGACGCTGGTCAGGACGTGGCCCTTTCTGGTTCCCACACCGCAGCTCTCCCTGGCTCCGGGATGCAGGTGCCGCACAGGACATCTGTGTGTCGGTGGCCGGAGCCTGCTCTCCCAGCCAGGCGTGGGCCTAGAGTGTGGGCGGGGTCTTCTCCAGGCTGTAAAACATTCCCTCGGGGTCCTGCTTTGCTGAGGATTTGATTcttaatggacattgaaaaccctatgtattttttctgtttaatatatGAATATCATGAATCTTGTGGATAGATTTTTCTGTTGAACTAATCTTATTTTCCtgggatttttctgtttctgtttgttaTCGTTGCTGAACTTAAATCCCTCATTTCTGACACGAGCTTTGCTCTGCGTTGGTGACAGAGGTTCACACACGTGCCCGCCTTTGCCTTCCAGCCTGTGACGAGTCCTGCAAGACGTGCTCCGGCCCAACCAGCAGGGACTGCGGCGAGTGCGAAGTGGGCTGGGTGCTGGAGGAGGACGCCTGCGTGGGTGAGGGGCGCAGGGGGCTCTGCGAGGTCCAGTCCTGCCCAGCCTCTGGCTCTTCCTGTGTCTGCCCACTCTGCGCCGTGGGCAGGTGACTCCAACGTGACGGAGCCCGCATGGGGGCCCTGGCCCACGCACCTGCTGTCCCGCCGAGGGCAGTTCCCAGAAGGACCACCTGGCTGGGCTGGCGTGGGTCAGCCGTCTTTGCTGCCCTGTGAGGATTGCCTGACTCGGGCCCCACAGGGAAACCTGGGGTTTCAGGCCCGTTGTGTCCCCTGTGCTGGTTTTGCAAACACGTGGACCGGGAGTACCGGGGCGGTTCTGGCAGGCAGGATGCGGTGCCGGGGGAGCAGTGGGTGCTGGTGTGTGAGTGGGGATAGGGAACAGCGGCACAGCCAGGTCCGGGAGCAGGCTGGCAGGGAGACCTGTCCTTGCCCAGAAGAGAGTGCAGTGGAGAGTGGGGAGTGGCTGCCCGCGAGCTCCTGCCACCCATCCTGCTCCACGCCCGGCAGTGCCTGGCAGAAAGGAGGCGTTGCCTCCCTGACGCTGGGCTCCTCCGGGTGCCTTGTGGCTGTGCTGGGTGCAAGGCCCTGGGCTCGCCCTGCTGTctgcctgctccctgcccacccGCCACAGTGGGCACCGCCTGCTCCCGAGGCGTCCTTCCCTGCTGCCCACACACCTGGTCCCGCAGCACCTCTGTGCCCCAGAGAAACCATGGGCTGCcggggcagaggccaggctgcGTCTCccactctggcctcagtttctgtTCTCCCTCAGCAGCGGCTTGGCCTTAGGCAAACTAGGGGCTgagcccctccccacaccccctcccccgGGTTTCACACCTTCAACAGGGAGCTTGAGGGACTTGGAGGTGCTCACGGCAGCCAGTGGCCATCGTCCTCAAGGCCTTCCCCCAGTGGCACTGAGTGTCCATGGGACAAGGCGTGGGGCTGTTgcctcatcccctcccctgcccttctccAGCCACCCCGGCTGTGGGTTGTGGGCAGGGAACCCTGTCCTCTCGTCCTGGAGTCACTCGCAGCTGCGCTCTTCTGTTCCAGATGTGGACGAGTGTGCGGCAGAGACAGCTCCCTGCAGTGACACGCAGTACTGCAGGAACATCAACGGCTCGTACACGTGCGAAGGTGTGTCTGGGCCTGGGGACCTGTCTGCCTTTTCAGGGCCAGGGTCTGGGGACAGGCTTGCACTCCCCGGAGTCCTGCTGgagatttctttcttcctttgtgtgtgtgtgtttctgagacagggtctcgcccaggctggagtgcagtggcgcgatcatgcctcgctgcagcctccaactcctgggctcaagcaatcctcccgcctcagcctcccgagtagctgggactgcagacaccaccacacctagctaatttctcttatttttagtagagacggggtgtcgctATGTtccccaagctggtctcaaactcctggcctcgagccatcctcctgcctcgggctcccaaagtgctgggattacaggtgtgagccacggcacccggcctatttcttcctttttaaacatttatttgggATTTGTTGGCATGATTTCTATATATTCtatctgctttaaaaatattgagtgtGGCCACACAAGTAATAGATACTTGTcgcagaaaaatcagaaaattcaagAGAGTTGGGACGAAGACAGTAAAACCCCATCAACTGCACTGCCAGTGAACCTGCGCTGTTGACAGGTCCTTGTAGACTCCAGCTGCTTGAACTGCTTGCACGGTGCCTTGTCTGCCTTTCCGCTCAGCAGCGTGTTATGAGCATCTTTGTGCGTATTTTTGTGTGTTACGTTAATGATTTTGGAGCACGCCATTATTTCATAGCTAAACAGACTCTGTTGCTGGACATTTAAATCAAACTGGCCATTATAAACTTCAAATACCCTTGTAGGTAAAACTTTTCACAGTCCTCATTGTTTTTTTGGATTAGTCTCTAAATTCTCCAGTCAAGGGAATGTGTATTTTAGGGCCACTTTGTCCCCAGAAAGGTTGTGCCGATTTGTAGTCCCAGCAGCAGGGACGAGGCTGCCTTTCCCCCGTGTCTACAGTAGCACTGGGTGGTTTTAGTGTCTTTACGCCGACTGTGGGGTCCTTGACACTGAGATGTGGCACTAGAAGCCCCACGGTGTCTCGGTTCGGCACTTCTTACTGAGCTGCCCGTAGGCAAACAGCCAGAGTCCCCGAGCCGCAGGTGGGTTTTGTTTCAAGACCGTCTGCCGTGCCCAGTTTCCACTTGGACAGAAGGACGCGCAGGGTCACCTTCCATGGTGCTTCTCCTGCTGTGTCCACCCTGCCGGCTCCTGGGGACACGTCCGCTGCGCACAGCGGCGCTTCTGGGAGAAAAAGATGGGTGGGTGCAAAGTCACTCCAGTGAGTCACGGGGGAAACCCGTGTTCTCAGCAGTGTCGGCGCCTCCGACATCTGTGGGTTTCAGATCCTGCCTTGCTCGTGGGGACGGTGGCCTGACATTCCCCCCCTTATCTCTAGAATGTGATTCCACGTGTGTGGGCTGCACAGGAGACGGTCCGGGAAGCTGTAAAGAGTGCGTCCCTGGCTACGCGAAGGACAGTGGACAGTGTGCAGGTCAGTGACGTCGTCTCTGTGCTGCCTCAGATGGACATTTCTGGAGGGTCCACAGCGTGGACGGCCAGGAGGCTCGGCCAGGGGACGGGAGACAGCAGAGTCTTCG is a window from the Eulemur rufifrons isolate Redbay chromosome 16, OSU_ERuf_1, whole genome shotgun sequence genome containing:
- the CRELD2 gene encoding protein disulfide isomerase CRELD2 isoform X2; translated protein: MPPPPRAALGFLLLLLLPPVPRAAKKPTLCKQCRELVDKFKKGMVDTAKKNFGGGNTAWEEKTLSKYEFSEIRLMEIVESLCDSSDFECNRLLEEQEEHLEAWWLQLKNENPDLFEWFCVKTLKVCCSPGTYGPDCLACQGGSERPCSGNGHCSGDGSREGDGSCRCHVGYQGAVCTDCMDGYFSSLRNQTHSVCTACDESCKTCSGPTSRDCGECEVGWVLEEDACVDVDECAAETAPCSDTQYCRNINGSYTCEECDSTCVGCTGDGPGSCKECVPGYAKDSGQCADIDECSLAEKACARENENCYNTPGSFVCVCPDGFEETDSACVPTTQGGAEGNPAQPPSREEL
- the CRELD2 gene encoding protein disulfide isomerase CRELD2 isoform X1 is translated as MPPPPRAALGFLLLLLLPPVPRAAKKPTLCKQCRELVDKFKKGMVDTAKKNFGGGNTAWEEKTLSKYEFSEIRLMEIVESLCDSSDFECNRLLEEQEEHLEAWWLQLKNENPDLFEWFCVKTLKVCCSPGTYGPDCLACQGGSERPCSGNGHCSGDGSREGDGSCRCHVGYQGAVCTDCMDGYFSSLRNQTHSVCTACDESCKTCSGPTSRDCGECEVGWVLEEDACVDVDECAAETAPCSDTQYCRNINGSYTCEECDSTCVGCTGDGPGSCKECVPGYAKDSGQCADIDECSLAEKACARENENCYNTPGSFVCVCPDGFEETDSACVPTTQGEGAEGNPAQPPSREEL